The following coding sequences lie in one Haematobia irritans isolate KBUSLIRL chromosome 3, ASM5000362v1, whole genome shotgun sequence genomic window:
- the LOC142231104 gene encoding uncharacterized protein LOC142231104: MSALEKFIRANDKLVKFEQELTDAVISDSTIYSLEVHREELKSMWSTIKGLYDKCIDHFDKEEKKEDKAKGKGDKSLDTDSEEGNSLQDSVNARFHSSYDTYVRVVSKISSDIHNRSEVPRTTVQNSNFHLPACDTESFRGDYQSWPSFRDMFSAIYVNNSSLSKVQKLFHLRKKTEGEAHDIVKKCPLTNSGFDIAWANLRDRFENKRMLVHSQLRQLFNLTPINTESSEEIKCIQRDINSCISSLKMYDIDVSSWDAIFVYICSTKLPRVTLSLWEQSILNKKDLSSWNDLDCFLSSRYQTLETISEINGPSKTEKSPSYSRKVISSMSKKVNSNHTKISSSSSNPLCNLCSNESHTIRKCPKFLNMNVEDKVSYIRRQNLCLNCFAKAHGVKDCKSPHNCFSCGKRHNTLLHRDFNSSQAVRSIPNPGCQVQVPNPHPIQSTVPPTATNYVNTEPISLQPSTSGRIQSCFASHSHHVLLGTALVQITHIGVKYFVRALIDSGSQGSFISERVFNILKLPFQSIDAEIAGLNGVTSAKARKLATFSICPRFTSDFEVDVRALVVPRLSGDLPSTSINRSVLTNFPDIQLADPKFYESDRIDLLIGADLFNSIMLENVHRNICGSLIAQETVFGWIVTGPVQSHPKISSFSTVVSFCTETNLEKQLKRFWEVEEVPQKPHISDSDSFCEKLYSDTTTRDVNGRYIVSLPFKPSFTESSLSIGPSRSIAKAQFLRNESRLLRNMDQKEQYDSVVHEYIDLGHMVKVPTPAYENFPTHYYLPHHAVIKPDRTTTKVRVVFNASCPSSSGTSLNDVLYPGPILQNDLTLHLLRWRFYRFVFSADIEKMYRQIRVNPKDSRFQRILFRSNPNDQIEDFELQTVTFGVNAAPYLAIRTLLQLSNDCSDSHPMASQIIRDDMYVDDVLSGCHDLQTAFEAKNQLVSALNSACFPLRKWTSNSAKLLQSLPKEHVLKQDFLVFDDSSQIKTLGVKWNAMSDCFLFDIQALSPRTRYTKRQVLSEISRIFDPAGWLSPIVILAKILMRNVWLSKVAWDEDITPKCFQDWVQFLQNFSSTNSIQIPRWISYSPICSLQFHAFCDASENAYAAVIYTRIQLENDSVCINLLTSKSRVAPVKSLSIPKLELCGAALLADVVESVVPSMKVTNYEIYKWTDSTIVLAWLRKPACHWKTFVANRVSLIYNKVGVDNWFHIDTRSNPADLASRGVYPKDLVNNSLWWSGPHWLVEPPNCWPLCNDFPSETDLEQKVVRVHFVADSSDIDLLERFSSFQHAIRVICYVYRFFLRTHPKYRHSFSFDSTDLTATEVTKVRDKLIVLSQVKYFPDVHEALLQKKTIPKSSSINSLNPFLDGHGIIRAFGRLAYSPALSYNERYPIILPYNCPFSRLLVQFTHVLSLHGGNQQVLNIVRLQFWIPKLKNLIKTIIHKCKICVLHRRKLQTQLMAALPPARTILKRPFHNTGVDFAGPFDIKSFSGRGSKISKGYVCLFVCFATKAIHLEATSSLSTSTFLAAFQRFIARRGCPLNIYSDNGKNFVGASREIVKDFLIASRSNIVSQFAHQQLSWHFIPPGAPHMGGLWEAGVKSFKNHFKKISGGFTYSFEEFCTLLSKIESCLNSRPISRMSEDPTDLNPLTPGHFLTGGPLLAPPEPSYDTHPESVVNRWQRVKVLQQHFCQRWKTEYLRELHKRNKWKNPEKDIEIDSVVVIRDENLPPNEWRIGRVVKLYPGKDKRVRVVDVYTAKGVITRPIVKLVILPTI, from the coding sequence ATGAGCgcattggaaaaatttattcgGGCCAATGATAAATTGGTCAAATTCGAACAGGAATTGACCGATGCAGTCATTTCCGATTCGACTATTTATTCTCTCGAAGTCCATCGAGAGGAATTAAAGTCTATGTGGTCCACTATTAAAGGTCTTTACGACAAATGTATTGACCACTTTGATAAAGAGGAAAAGAAGGAAGATAAGGCAAAGGGCAAAGGGGATAAATCATTGGATACTGACTCAGAGGAAGGGAATTCCCTTCAAGATAGTGTAAATGCTAGATTTCACAGTTCCTATGATACTTATGTCCGAGTTGTTTCCAAAATTAGTTCCGATATCCATAATCGATCTGAAGTTCCAAGAACTACTGTCCAAAATTCGAATTTCCATTTGCCTGCTTGCGATACGGAGTCGTTTCGGGGAGACTATCAATCATGGCCTTCTTTCCGAGACATGTTCTCCGCCATATATGTTAATAATTCCAGCCTCTCAAAGGTTCAGAAACTTTTTCATTTGAGAAAGAAAACTGAAGGAGAGGCGCATGACATCGTCAAGAAATGTCCCTTAACCAATAGTGGCTTTGATATTGCATGGGCTAATCTAAGGGATAGATTCGAAAACAAAAGGATGCTGGTCCACAGCCAGCTCCGACAGCTTTTCAATCTGACACCGATTAATACCGAATCGAGCGAGGAAATTAAATGCATTCAGAGGGACATTAATTCCTGCATTTCATCCTTAAAAATGTATGACATTGATGTCTCCAGCTGGGATGCAATTTTTGTATACATTTGCTCAACGAAGCTACCTCGTGTTACTCTTTCATTGTGGGAACAATCAATTCTGAACAAAAAGGATTTGTCGAGTTGGAATGACTTGGATTGTTTTTTGTCTAGTCGTTATCAGACTCTGGAAACCATCAGCGAAATTAATGGACCTTCTAAGACTGAGAAATCTCCTTCCTATTCTAGGAAAGTAATTTCATCGATGAGCAAGAAGGTTAAtagcaaccatacaaaaatttcttcttcCTCATCGAATCCTTTATGTAATTTATGTTCCAACGAATCTCATACGATCCGCAAATGTCCGAAGTTTCTTAACATGAATGTCGAGGATAAAGTCTCGTACATTCGTAGACAGAACTTATGTCTGAATTGTTTTGCTAAAGCCCATGGTGTAAAGGATTGCAAAAGTCCACATAACTGCTTCTCATGTGGAAAAAGGCATAATACGCTTTTACACCGTGACTTTAACTCATCGCAGGCTGTGCGGTCCATACCGAACCCAGGCTGTCAAGTTCAGGTTCCAAATCCCCATCCAATACAGTCCACGGTTCCTCCGACAGCCACTAATTATGTGAATACTGAGCCTATATCTTTACAGCCTTCGACATCTGGCAGAATCCAATCGTGTTTTGCTTCACATTCTCACCATGTATTGCTCGGCACAGCTTTAGTTCAAATCACCCATATCGGGGTGAAATATTTCGTTAGAGCCTTGATTGATTCCGGATCTCAAGGTTCTTTTATTTCTGAACGCGTTTTCAATATCCTTAAATTACCATTTCAATCTATTGACGCCGAAATTGCTGGCCTTAATGGTGTCACATCCGCAAAAGCTAgaaaattggcaacattttcaatatgcCCCCGTTTTACCTCAGATTTTGAGGTAGACGTTAGGGCTTTAGTTGTTCCGCGACTTTCAGGCGATCTTCCAAGTACTTCCATTAATCGTTCCGTTCTAACAAATTTCCCTGATATTCAACTCGCTGACCCAAAGTTCTACGAAAGTGACCGAATCGATTTATTGATTGGTGCGGATTTATTCAACAGTATTATGTTGGAAAATGTTCATCGTAATATTTGTGGCTCTCTGATTGCTCAGGAGACGGTATTTGGGTGGATAGTAACTGGACCTGTTCAGTCACATCCCAAAATATCATCATTTTCCACAGTTGTATCCTTttgtacagaaacaaatttggaaaaacagcTGAAGCGTTTTTGGGAGGTGGAGGAAGTTCCACAAAAACCTCACATTTCTGATTCGGAttcattttgcgaaaaattataTTCTGATACCACTACACGGGATGTAAACGGTCGGTATATAGTGTCTCTTCCGTTTAAGCCATCGTTTACAGAAAGTTCCCTTTCAATAGGTCCATCGAGATCTATCGCAAAAGCTCAATTCTTGAGAAATGAATCTCGGTTATTGAGAAACATGGACCAGAAAGAGCAATACGATTCGGTTGTACACGAATATATAGATTTGGGTCATATGGTGAAAGTTCCTACGCCTGcctatgaaaattttcctaCGCACTACTATCTTCCTCATCATGCTGTGATTAAGCCTGATAGGACCACTACAAAGGTAAGAGTTGTATTCAATGCCTCTTGCCCCAGCTCTTCAGGTACATCATTGAATGACGTCCTATATCCAGGACCAATCCTCCAAAACGATTTGACGTTACATCTCTTACGATGGCGATTTTATCGCTTCGTTTTTAGTGCGGACATCGAAAAGATGTACCGGCAGATACGTGTTAATCCAAAAGACTCAAGATTTCAAAGAATTCTTTTTCGTTCCAATCCCAATGACCAAATTGAGGATTTTGAATTACAGACAGTCACTTTTGGGGTTAATGCGGCACCATACTTGGCAATTAGAACGTTATTACAACTGTCAAATGATTGTAGTGATTCACATCCTATGGCTAGTCAAATAATTCGTGATGACATGTACGTTGATGATGTTCTTAGCGGATGCCATGATCTCCAAACGGCCTTTGAGGCAAAAAATCAACTGGTTTCCGCTCTGAATTCCGCGTGCTTTCCTTTAAGAAAATGGACATCAAATTCAGCCAAACTTCTACAATCATTGCCAAAGGAACATGTTCTGAAACAAGATTTCCTAGTCTTCGATGACTCTAGTCAAAtcaaaaccctaggagttaaatggaATGCCATGTCCGATTGTTTCCTTTTTGACATTCAGGCTTTATCACCAAGAACGAGGTATACCAAAAGGCAAGTACTTTCGGAGATATCAAGGATATTTGATCCAGCGGGATGGCTATCTCCTATTGTAATCCTCGCTAAGATTCTTATGCGAAATGTGTGGCTTTCCAAAGTTGCTTGGGACGAGGATATCACACCCAAGTGCTTTCAAGACTGGGTAcagttcttacaaaatttttcgtccACCAATTCCATTCAAATACCTCGATGGATTTCCTACTCCCCCATATGTAGCCttcaatttcatgcattttgtgATGCATCAGAAAATGCTTATGCTGCGGTAATATATACCCGCATCCAATTAGAAAACGACTCTGTCTGCATCAATTTGTTGACTTCCAAATCTCGAGTGGCTCCGGTTAAATCACTTTCGATTCCAAAACTCGAACTTTGTGGAGCTGCCTTATTAGCAGATGTCGTCGAATCTGTTGTTCCATCTATGAAGGTAACGAACTACGAGATTTATAAATGGACCGACTCCACTATAGTCCTAGCCTGGCTACGAAAACCTGCATGTCATTGGAAAACTTTTGTTGCCAATCGTGTGTCGCTGATATACAACAAAGTAGGTGTGGACAACTGGTTTCACATAGATACCCGATCAAATCCTGCGGACTTGGCCAGCCGAGGTGTTTATCCGAAGGACTTAGTCAACAATTCATTATGGTGGTCAGGACCGCATTGGTTGGTAGAACCACCAAACTGTTGGCCTTTATGTAATGACTTTCCATCTGAGACTGATTTAGAGCAAAAAGTTGTAAGGGTACACTTTGTTGCTGATTCCAGTGACATAGATCTTCTTGAACGTTTTTCGTCTTTCCAACATGCCATTCGAGTCATATGCTACGTTTACAGATTTTTCCTCAGAACCCATCCAAAATATCGCCATTCATTCTCATTTGATTCAACCGATTTAACTGCTACAGAGGTCACGAAAGTAAGAGACAAATTAATTGTTCTTTCCCAAGTGAAATATTTCCCTGACGTTCATGAAGCTTTACTTCAGAAGAAAACGATTCCAAAATCATCCTCTATCAACAGTCTTAACCCTTTCCTAGATGGTCATGGCATTATTCGTGCATTTGGTCGATTAGCTTATTCACCAGCCCTGAGTTATAATGAACGTTATCCAATCATTCTTCCGTACAACTGTCCTTTTAGCCGACTTTTAGTCCAATTTACTCACGTCCTAAGTCTCCACGGCGGTAATCAACAGGTCCTCAATATTGTTAGACTCCAATTTTGGATTCCGAAGTTAAAAAACTTGATCAAAACTATCATTCATAAGTGCAAAATATGTGTCCTTCACAGAAGAAAACTTCAAACTCAGCTCATGGCTGCTCTTCCTCCCGCCCGAACTATCCTTAAGCGTCCATTTCATAATACGGGTGTGGATTTTGCCGGCCCGTTTGATATTAAGAGTTTTTCTGGACGAggttcaaaaatttccaaaggctATGTATGTTTGTTCGTGTGTTTTGCTACCAAAGCAATTCATCTGGAAGCCACTTCCTCGTTATCTACTTCCACTTTCTTAGCCGCTTTTCAACGTTTCATAGCCAGACGAGGGTGTCCCCTTAACATTTATTCTGACAACGGAAAGAATTTTGTTGGGGCATCACGGGAAATTGTTAAGGATTTCCTAATAGCCTCTCGATCTaatattgtgtcacaatttgccCACCAGCAACTCTCCTGGCATTTCATTCCTCCCGGTGCACCACACATGGGTGGTTTATGGGAAGCCGGAGTGAAAAGTTTTAAGAaccatttcaagaaaatttccgGGGGTTTCACTTATtcttttgaagaattttgcACTCTCTTATCAAAAATCGAATCCTGCCTAAATTCCAGACCAATATCCAGAATGTCAGAAGATCCCACGGATCTGAATCCGCTTACGCCAGGACACTTCCTTACTGGTGGACCCTTATTGGCCCCTCCAGAACCTTCTTATGATACTCATCCCGAATCGGTTGTTAATCGTTGGCAGCGCGTCAAAGTTCTTCAGCAACACTTCTGTCAACGATGGAAAACCGAATACTTAAGGGAACTCCATAAgagaaataaatggaaaaatcccGAAAAGGATATAGAAATTGATTCTGTCGTTGTCATTCGTGATGAAAACCTTCCACCCAACGAATGGCGAATTGGTCGAGTTGTAAAACTATACCCAGGAAAAGACAAGCGAGTAAGAGTAGTTGATGTATACACAGCGAAAGGTGTAATAACTCGACCCATTGTAAAGCTGGTAATTCTTCCAACAATTTAG